A stretch of Pseudochaenichthys georgianus chromosome 2, fPseGeo1.2, whole genome shotgun sequence DNA encodes these proteins:
- the mbd5 gene encoding methyl-CpG-binding domain protein 5 isoform X1, which translates to MNGGKDCEAGDERHAAPVQVPIGWQRKAERGGGVIYISPSGSLLSSLEQVKSYLLTDGTCKCGLECPLILHKVFNFDPRAAVKQRTAEDVKADEDVTKLCIHKRKLLAVATLRKSMGTHPPLRLTSPGGGTPSVLVAHSTSQRAIRTKLHDGLPNAVGPDCKNPFKMMMAAGQQQQQQRLYIPQEMGGAQQPELYSVYARPQRLGSGEPGPKSPYRVGYGSMLSPPPSSVKLYGDGSQSPCADSLGSPDGFQRTNPCGFPGAGSPGSASIHGNTRMPLSPPSVMLHGSPAGQLSCIMTGRTSTPLSPTATAKSPVMNMNMPRGNFHPGMDMPRAAFHHKTQPPAHPVQPPPSIPPSCALQKRQLTFEKDPLGILDPIPSKQVSKPPINAPHPSNFQPNIHSQVQMMNVNIPPPAIVPLASNLPLPTVKSGPVGHGGHVQRTQQGGPASSMSPSPVTSPVHMAGPALGRMEASPHRSRSSSTSSEHGSFAMPSGHQGPCGNIKAPPRSPRSAMGSPRPAMPSSPSTNKTDAHHQYKDSQMLPGMGNSICPQQHSNPMYSPTSSSSSSSSMATPSASQKGHPGLLGMPLNQILNQQNAASFPASSLLSAAAKAQLANQNKLSSAGSSPAAGGGGAGMGAGGNGNGGGGGHPGSTSGPRGMEEHSTLNSMLPPNSTMLLKSPEGQSGRAALRDKLMAQQRDPMRKRKQSSGNTAVNHDTSNNMVYNMLNKRAMVAPHMAGPSATDQLRKVGRLGNLPQNTSMAQLLQSMSCQSSHNHRPGLSPGPQGSAQLHYSDSTGLVPAGPQQNLLAQQRLRGPGDAMQHCQNMDPSGGHLVPRPSQFPDMMVQMHDGMPLGRPHNNAPPLSHPGPHPSQQNLLHSMRRTNMVMPHEGGDGGCTQNISDTGNPSSLGCGMSSLQQHVNPGGGQMYQQQVHQGMQQGAPPHPAYQGQQHFSDNPPYADANNASSMACLYQNCQQGMLSHPQFREGQQPQGEGLPSGPAGGDRGPGGGPESVDAIYRAVVDAASKGMHVTITTTVSGTTQASPVPALSAMSAFTASIGEPVNLPQAVSSVLHRHQDVEEVPQQARPRQVRHGRGQKDPGKSTPEGPEPSDYFRSPGRGTPRGQWDGEHGGGFDVHSNNAWGGEEFLECSTQVRSSPCIERPVSLAPAPPCPNEGSNDHGFLDDGYRFNNCNRTLANYKERLEQTVERCVLINGATPHFSSRGYGDVLGPPRQELTGDDQSPSSSTSLEGPLATAKDYSHYNGHFNGMAPSPSDTKSLSSEEDLRQPDSPSSELLHYRSRTFNMGELVWGQLKGFPPWPAKLAGDEQVHSAAMQLREQAKVEPEKLKTLTHHDLEALDRATKRGLKPGKLNNHLEAAIHEAMSELDKMSGTIPSRDRQVKLPKPKRRKISR; encoded by the exons ATGAATGGTGGAAAGGACTGTGAGGCGGGAGATGAGAGGCATGCCGCCCCTGTGCAGGTCCCCATTGGCTGGCAGCGCAAGGCGGAGCGCGGCGGAGGGGTCATATACATAAG TCCCAGTGGCTCGCTGCTGTCCAGCTTGGAGCAGGTGAAGAGCTACCTGCTGACAGATGGGACCTGCAAGTGCGGCCTGGAGTGTCCACTCATCCTCCACAAG GTGTTCAACTTTGACCCAAGGGCGGCTGTCAAGCAGAGGACAGCGGAGGATGTGAAAGCAGATGAAGACGTCACCAAACTCTGCATTCACAAGAGGAAGCTTCTGGCTGTGGCCACGCTGCGCAAGAGCATGGGGACGCACCCCCCTCTGAGGCTCACCAGCCCAGGAGGAG GTACACCATCTGTGCTCGTTGCGCATTCCACATCTCAACGAGCAATAAGGACTAAGCTCCACGATGGCCTCCCCAACGCTGTCGGCCCAGACTGCAAGAATCCTTTCAAGATGATGATGGCGGctggacagcagcagcagcagcagaggttGTATATTCCCCAGGAGATGGGAGGAGCCCAGCAGCCAGAGCTCTACTCTGTGTACGCCCGGCCGCAGAGGCTGGGCAGTGGGGAGCCAGGCCCCAAATCCCCTTACCGGGTTGGGTATGGAAGCATGCTGAGCCCACCTCCCTCCAGTGTTAAGCTGTATGGAGATGGCTCACAGTCTCCGTGTGCAGACTCTTTGGGCAGCCCTGATGGTTTTCAGAGGACCAATCCTTGTGGCTTTCCAGGAGCCGGGAGTCCTGGCTCTGCCTCCATCCATGGAAACACTAGGATGCCTCTTTCCCCACCCAGTGTAATGCTCCATGGCTCCCCTGCGGGCCAGCTCTCTTGCATCATGACAGGGAGGACTAGCACGCCCCTCTCCCCCACGGCCACTGCCAAAAGCCCTGTCATGAACATGAACATGCCCCGGGGAAACTTCCACCCTGGTATGGATATGCCCCGTGCAGCATTTCACCATAAAACACAGCCCCCTGCGCACCCCGTACAGCCTCCTCCATCCATACCACCATCCTGCGCCCTTCAGAAAAGGCAGTTGACCTTTGAAAAAGACCCATTAGGCATCCTAGACCCCATCCCCAGCAAGCAAGTCAGCAAGCCCCCCATCAATGCCCCACACCCCTCCAACTTCCAGCCTAACATCCACTCTCAGGTACAAATGATGAATGTAAACATACCCCCTCCCGCCATTGTTCCCTTGGCAAGCAACTTACCTTTACCTACAGTGAAGTCGGGGCCTGTGGGGCATGGCGGCCACGTTCAAAGGACTCAACAGGGTGGTCCGGCTTCCTCCATGTCCCCCTCCCCGGTCACTTCCCCAGTCCACATGGCAGGACCTGCCCTTGGGAGAATGGAGGCCTCCCCTCATCGCTCACGCTCATCCTCCACCTCATCTGAACACGGGAGCTTTGCAATGCCCTCGGGGCACCAGGGCCCGTGCGGCAACATTAAGGCCCCTCCTCGTTCCCCCAGGTCCGCCATGGGATCTCCAAGGCCAGCCATGCCCTCCAGCCCCTCCACCAACAAAACTGATGCGCACCACCAGTACAAAGACTCCCAGATGCTGCCAGGCATGGGAAACTCCATATGCCCCCAGCAGCACAGCAACCCCATGTACTCACCCACCTCTTCTTCCTCGTCGTCCTCTTCTATGGCGACCCCTAGCGCTTCCCAGAAGGGCCATCCAGGACTCCTGGGGATGCCCCTCAACCAGATCCTTAACCAACAGAACGCCGCTTCCTTCCCCGCCAGCAGCCTCCTGTCAGCCGCAGCCAAAGCACAGCTAGCAAATCAAAACAAACTCAGCTCTGCCGGCAGCAGCCCTGCAGCTGGTGGTGGGGGGGCCGGTATGGGGGCTGGTGGTAATGGTAATGGAGGAGGTGGCGGACACCCTGGCTCTACGAGCGGCCCTCGAGGCATGGAGGAACACAGCACTTTAAACTCAATGCTCCCGCCAAACTCCACCATGCTGCTCAAATCTCCCGAGGGCCAGAGCGGTCGGGCGGCTCTTAGAGACAAGCTCATGGCCCAGCAGAGGGACCCCATGCGCAAACGGAAGCAGTCATCAGGCAACACTGCCGTAAACCACGACACCAGTAACAACATGGTCTACAACATGCTTAACAAACGAGCCATGGTTGCACCCCACATGGCGGGGCCCAGTGCCACTGATCAGCTGCGAAAAGTGGGCAGACTGGGAAACCTTCCCCAAAACACCTCCATGGCCCAGTTGCTGCAGTCCATGAGCTGCCAGAGCTCTCACAACCATCGTCCAGGACTTAGCCCGGGCCCTCAAGGATCTGCACAGCTGCACTACAGCGACAGCACAGGTCTGGTCCCCGCTGGCCCTCAGCAGAACCTCCTGGCTCAGCAGAGGTTGCGGGGTCCTGGAGACGCAATGCAGCACTGTCAGAACATGGACCCCTCTGGGGGCCATCTGGTCCCTCGTCCGAGCCAGTTCCCTGACATGATGGTCCAGATGCACGACGGCATGCCGCTCGGACGCCCACACAATAACGCCCCCCCACTGTCCCATCCCGGCCCTCACCCCTCGCAGCAGAACCTCCTTCACAGTATGAGGCGGACTAACATGGTGATGCCGCATGAAGGGGGTGATGGAGGCTGTACGCAGAACATCTCTGATACAG GAAACCCCTCGTCCCTTGGCTGTGGCATGAGCAGTCTGCAGCAACACGTGAACCCAGGCGGAGGGCAGATGTACCAGCAGCAGGTCCACCAGGGCATGCAGCAGGGGGCGCCCCCCCATCCGGCCTACCAGGGGCAGCAGCACTTCTCTGACAACCCGCCCTACGCAGACGCAAACAACGCCAGCTCCATGGCCTGCCTCTATCAGAACTGCCAG CAGGGGATGTTGTCGCACCCTCAGTtcagggaggggcagcagccgcaGGGCGAGGGGCTTCCTTCAGGTCCAGCTGGGGGCGACAGGGGCCCCGGAGGAGGCCCCGAGTCGGTGGACGCCATCTACAGAGCTGTGGTTGACGCCGCCAGCAAGGGCATGCACGTCACCATAACAACCACAGTGAGCGGCACCACGCAGGCCAGCCCGGTGCCCGCCCTCAGCGCCATGAGTGCCTTCACCGCCTCCATAGGGGAGCCGGTCAACCTCCCACAAGCAGTGAGCAGTGTCCTGCACCGGCACCAGGACGTGGAGGAGGTCCCGCAGCAGGCCAGGCCGCGGCAGGTGAGGCACGGTCGTGGTCAGAAGGATCCAGGGAAGAGCACCCCAGAGGGCCCGGAGCCAAGTGACTACTTCCGTTCTCCTGGCCGTGGGACTCCCAGGGGGCAGTGGGACGGGGAGCACGGGGGAGGCTTCGACGTTCATAGCAACAACGCCTGGGGAGGGGAGGAGTTTCTGGAGTGCTCCACCCAAGTGAGGAGTAGTCCCTGTATAGAGCGCCCTGTCAGCCTGGCCCCCGCTCCCCCCTGCCCCAATGAGGGGTCCAACGACCACGGCTTTCTGGACGACGGCTACCGCTTCAACAACTGCAACCGGACACTTGCCAATTACAAGGAGCGCCTGGAGCAGACGGTGGAGCGCTGCGTGCTCATCAACGGCGCCACCCCCCACTTCAGCAGCCGGGGTTACGGTGACGTCCTAGGCCCCCCGAGGCAGGAGCTGACGGGGGACGACCAGTCTCCCAGCTCGTCCACCAGTCTGGAGGGGCCCCTGGCCACAGCCAAAGACTACAGCCACTACAACGGCCACTTCAACGGCATGGCGCCCAGCCCCTCGGACACAAAGAGCCTGAGCAGCGAGGAGGACCTGCGGCAGCCGGACTCCCCCTCCTCAGAGCTGCTGCACTACCGCTCCAGGACCTTCAACATGGGGGAGCTGGTGTGGGGCCAGCTGAAGGGCTTCCCACCCTGGCCTGCCAAGCTGGCCGGGGACGAACAAGTGCACAGCGCTGCCATGCAGCTGCGGGAGCAGGCCAAG GTAGAGCCAGAGAAACTAAAAACACTAACTCACCACGACTTGGAGGCCCTCGACCGAGCCACCAAAAGAGGCCTGAA
- the mbd5 gene encoding methyl-CpG-binding domain protein 5 isoform X2: MNGGKDCEAGDERHAAPVQVPIGWQRKAERGGGVIYISPSGSLLSSLEQVKSYLLTDGTCKCGLECPLILHKVFNFDPRAAVKQRTAEDVKADEDVTKLCIHKRKLLAVATLRKSMGTHPPLRLTSPGGGTPSVLVAHSTSQRAIRTKLHDGLPNAVGPDCKNPFKMMMAAGQQQQQQRLYIPQEMGGAQQPELYSVYARPQRLGSGEPGPKSPYRVGYGSMLSPPPSSVKLYGDGSQSPCADSLGSPDGFQRTNPCGFPGAGSPGSASIHGNTRMPLSPPSVMLHGSPAGQLSCIMTGRTSTPLSPTATAKSPVMNMNMPRGNFHPGMDMPRAAFHHKTQPPAHPVQPPPSIPPSCALQKRQLTFEKDPLGILDPIPSKQVSKPPINAPHPSNFQPNIHSQVQMMNVNIPPPAIVPLASNLPLPTVKSGPVGHGGHVQRTQQGGPASSMSPSPVTSPVHMAGPALGRMEASPHRSRSSSTSSEHGSFAMPSGHQGPCGNIKAPPRSPRSAMGSPRPAMPSSPSTNKTDAHHQYKDSQMLPGMGNSICPQQHSNPMYSPTSSSSSSSSMATPSASQKGHPGLLGMPLNQILNQQNAASFPASSLLSAAAKAQLANQNKLSSAGSSPAAGGGGAGMGAGGNGNGGGGGHPGSTSGPRGMEEHSTLNSMLPPNSTMLLKSPEGQSGRAALRDKLMAQQRDPMRKRKQSSGNTAVNHDTSNNMVYNMLNKRAMVAPHMAGPSATDQLRKVGRLGNLPQNTSMAQLLQSMSCQSSHNHRPGLSPGPQGSAQLHYSDSTGLVPAGPQQNLLAQQRLRGPGDAMQHCQNMDPSGGHLVPRPSQFPDMMVQMHDGMPLGRPHNNAPPLSHPGPHPSQQNLLHSMRRTNMVMPHEGGDGGCTQNISDTGNPSSLGCGMSSLQQHVNPGGGQMYQQQVHQGMQQGAPPHPAYQGQQHFSDNPPYADANNASSMACLYQNCQGMLSHPQFREGQQPQGEGLPSGPAGGDRGPGGGPESVDAIYRAVVDAASKGMHVTITTTVSGTTQASPVPALSAMSAFTASIGEPVNLPQAVSSVLHRHQDVEEVPQQARPRQVRHGRGQKDPGKSTPEGPEPSDYFRSPGRGTPRGQWDGEHGGGFDVHSNNAWGGEEFLECSTQVRSSPCIERPVSLAPAPPCPNEGSNDHGFLDDGYRFNNCNRTLANYKERLEQTVERCVLINGATPHFSSRGYGDVLGPPRQELTGDDQSPSSSTSLEGPLATAKDYSHYNGHFNGMAPSPSDTKSLSSEEDLRQPDSPSSELLHYRSRTFNMGELVWGQLKGFPPWPAKLAGDEQVHSAAMQLREQAKVEPEKLKTLTHHDLEALDRATKRGLKPGKLNNHLEAAIHEAMSELDKMSGTIPSRDRQVKLPKPKRRKISR, encoded by the exons ATGAATGGTGGAAAGGACTGTGAGGCGGGAGATGAGAGGCATGCCGCCCCTGTGCAGGTCCCCATTGGCTGGCAGCGCAAGGCGGAGCGCGGCGGAGGGGTCATATACATAAG TCCCAGTGGCTCGCTGCTGTCCAGCTTGGAGCAGGTGAAGAGCTACCTGCTGACAGATGGGACCTGCAAGTGCGGCCTGGAGTGTCCACTCATCCTCCACAAG GTGTTCAACTTTGACCCAAGGGCGGCTGTCAAGCAGAGGACAGCGGAGGATGTGAAAGCAGATGAAGACGTCACCAAACTCTGCATTCACAAGAGGAAGCTTCTGGCTGTGGCCACGCTGCGCAAGAGCATGGGGACGCACCCCCCTCTGAGGCTCACCAGCCCAGGAGGAG GTACACCATCTGTGCTCGTTGCGCATTCCACATCTCAACGAGCAATAAGGACTAAGCTCCACGATGGCCTCCCCAACGCTGTCGGCCCAGACTGCAAGAATCCTTTCAAGATGATGATGGCGGctggacagcagcagcagcagcagaggttGTATATTCCCCAGGAGATGGGAGGAGCCCAGCAGCCAGAGCTCTACTCTGTGTACGCCCGGCCGCAGAGGCTGGGCAGTGGGGAGCCAGGCCCCAAATCCCCTTACCGGGTTGGGTATGGAAGCATGCTGAGCCCACCTCCCTCCAGTGTTAAGCTGTATGGAGATGGCTCACAGTCTCCGTGTGCAGACTCTTTGGGCAGCCCTGATGGTTTTCAGAGGACCAATCCTTGTGGCTTTCCAGGAGCCGGGAGTCCTGGCTCTGCCTCCATCCATGGAAACACTAGGATGCCTCTTTCCCCACCCAGTGTAATGCTCCATGGCTCCCCTGCGGGCCAGCTCTCTTGCATCATGACAGGGAGGACTAGCACGCCCCTCTCCCCCACGGCCACTGCCAAAAGCCCTGTCATGAACATGAACATGCCCCGGGGAAACTTCCACCCTGGTATGGATATGCCCCGTGCAGCATTTCACCATAAAACACAGCCCCCTGCGCACCCCGTACAGCCTCCTCCATCCATACCACCATCCTGCGCCCTTCAGAAAAGGCAGTTGACCTTTGAAAAAGACCCATTAGGCATCCTAGACCCCATCCCCAGCAAGCAAGTCAGCAAGCCCCCCATCAATGCCCCACACCCCTCCAACTTCCAGCCTAACATCCACTCTCAGGTACAAATGATGAATGTAAACATACCCCCTCCCGCCATTGTTCCCTTGGCAAGCAACTTACCTTTACCTACAGTGAAGTCGGGGCCTGTGGGGCATGGCGGCCACGTTCAAAGGACTCAACAGGGTGGTCCGGCTTCCTCCATGTCCCCCTCCCCGGTCACTTCCCCAGTCCACATGGCAGGACCTGCCCTTGGGAGAATGGAGGCCTCCCCTCATCGCTCACGCTCATCCTCCACCTCATCTGAACACGGGAGCTTTGCAATGCCCTCGGGGCACCAGGGCCCGTGCGGCAACATTAAGGCCCCTCCTCGTTCCCCCAGGTCCGCCATGGGATCTCCAAGGCCAGCCATGCCCTCCAGCCCCTCCACCAACAAAACTGATGCGCACCACCAGTACAAAGACTCCCAGATGCTGCCAGGCATGGGAAACTCCATATGCCCCCAGCAGCACAGCAACCCCATGTACTCACCCACCTCTTCTTCCTCGTCGTCCTCTTCTATGGCGACCCCTAGCGCTTCCCAGAAGGGCCATCCAGGACTCCTGGGGATGCCCCTCAACCAGATCCTTAACCAACAGAACGCCGCTTCCTTCCCCGCCAGCAGCCTCCTGTCAGCCGCAGCCAAAGCACAGCTAGCAAATCAAAACAAACTCAGCTCTGCCGGCAGCAGCCCTGCAGCTGGTGGTGGGGGGGCCGGTATGGGGGCTGGTGGTAATGGTAATGGAGGAGGTGGCGGACACCCTGGCTCTACGAGCGGCCCTCGAGGCATGGAGGAACACAGCACTTTAAACTCAATGCTCCCGCCAAACTCCACCATGCTGCTCAAATCTCCCGAGGGCCAGAGCGGTCGGGCGGCTCTTAGAGACAAGCTCATGGCCCAGCAGAGGGACCCCATGCGCAAACGGAAGCAGTCATCAGGCAACACTGCCGTAAACCACGACACCAGTAACAACATGGTCTACAACATGCTTAACAAACGAGCCATGGTTGCACCCCACATGGCGGGGCCCAGTGCCACTGATCAGCTGCGAAAAGTGGGCAGACTGGGAAACCTTCCCCAAAACACCTCCATGGCCCAGTTGCTGCAGTCCATGAGCTGCCAGAGCTCTCACAACCATCGTCCAGGACTTAGCCCGGGCCCTCAAGGATCTGCACAGCTGCACTACAGCGACAGCACAGGTCTGGTCCCCGCTGGCCCTCAGCAGAACCTCCTGGCTCAGCAGAGGTTGCGGGGTCCTGGAGACGCAATGCAGCACTGTCAGAACATGGACCCCTCTGGGGGCCATCTGGTCCCTCGTCCGAGCCAGTTCCCTGACATGATGGTCCAGATGCACGACGGCATGCCGCTCGGACGCCCACACAATAACGCCCCCCCACTGTCCCATCCCGGCCCTCACCCCTCGCAGCAGAACCTCCTTCACAGTATGAGGCGGACTAACATGGTGATGCCGCATGAAGGGGGTGATGGAGGCTGTACGCAGAACATCTCTGATACAG GAAACCCCTCGTCCCTTGGCTGTGGCATGAGCAGTCTGCAGCAACACGTGAACCCAGGCGGAGGGCAGATGTACCAGCAGCAGGTCCACCAGGGCATGCAGCAGGGGGCGCCCCCCCATCCGGCCTACCAGGGGCAGCAGCACTTCTCTGACAACCCGCCCTACGCAGACGCAAACAACGCCAGCTCCATGGCCTGCCTCTATCAGAACTGCCAG GGGATGTTGTCGCACCCTCAGTtcagggaggggcagcagccgcaGGGCGAGGGGCTTCCTTCAGGTCCAGCTGGGGGCGACAGGGGCCCCGGAGGAGGCCCCGAGTCGGTGGACGCCATCTACAGAGCTGTGGTTGACGCCGCCAGCAAGGGCATGCACGTCACCATAACAACCACAGTGAGCGGCACCACGCAGGCCAGCCCGGTGCCCGCCCTCAGCGCCATGAGTGCCTTCACCGCCTCCATAGGGGAGCCGGTCAACCTCCCACAAGCAGTGAGCAGTGTCCTGCACCGGCACCAGGACGTGGAGGAGGTCCCGCAGCAGGCCAGGCCGCGGCAGGTGAGGCACGGTCGTGGTCAGAAGGATCCAGGGAAGAGCACCCCAGAGGGCCCGGAGCCAAGTGACTACTTCCGTTCTCCTGGCCGTGGGACTCCCAGGGGGCAGTGGGACGGGGAGCACGGGGGAGGCTTCGACGTTCATAGCAACAACGCCTGGGGAGGGGAGGAGTTTCTGGAGTGCTCCACCCAAGTGAGGAGTAGTCCCTGTATAGAGCGCCCTGTCAGCCTGGCCCCCGCTCCCCCCTGCCCCAATGAGGGGTCCAACGACCACGGCTTTCTGGACGACGGCTACCGCTTCAACAACTGCAACCGGACACTTGCCAATTACAAGGAGCGCCTGGAGCAGACGGTGGAGCGCTGCGTGCTCATCAACGGCGCCACCCCCCACTTCAGCAGCCGGGGTTACGGTGACGTCCTAGGCCCCCCGAGGCAGGAGCTGACGGGGGACGACCAGTCTCCCAGCTCGTCCACCAGTCTGGAGGGGCCCCTGGCCACAGCCAAAGACTACAGCCACTACAACGGCCACTTCAACGGCATGGCGCCCAGCCCCTCGGACACAAAGAGCCTGAGCAGCGAGGAGGACCTGCGGCAGCCGGACTCCCCCTCCTCAGAGCTGCTGCACTACCGCTCCAGGACCTTCAACATGGGGGAGCTGGTGTGGGGCCAGCTGAAGGGCTTCCCACCCTGGCCTGCCAAGCTGGCCGGGGACGAACAAGTGCACAGCGCTGCCATGCAGCTGCGGGAGCAGGCCAAG GTAGAGCCAGAGAAACTAAAAACACTAACTCACCACGACTTGGAGGCCCTCGACCGAGCCACCAAAAGAGGCCTGAA